The Phycisphaeraceae bacterium genome contains the following window.
CCAGACGCTGTGCATGCAACTCCTGAAAGCGATCGAGTGCTCGCTTTCGGCTGCTGTCGAGCGAGCGGTACTCGTCGGTCGCAGCATCCTTGAGTATGAGTGGGCGATCGGACAGGTCAAGAATCCGGCGCAATTCGTCTCCCGAAGGCATCGATGAAATCGCTGCGTCGCGGGCTCGTGAGTAGCGAATCTCGGCTTCGGCAATTTCTTCGGCGAGTTGATCGAGCACCGAATCTGGCGCTCGCTGACTCTCTGCGAACTCGTATTGCGATCGCAGGGCCACCGCGCGATCGAGCGCCGCAGCAGCGTCATCAAGGACCTCGCGCAAGATGCCGGAGTCGCCTGCAACCTGAGTTATGCGAGCGGTGCGGCTCTCGACTGGTGAGCGCATGACGCGCTCGAAATCGGCGCGGTCGATGCTGCGCGCGTCGATGACGGCCAGCGCGTCTTCGTAGGCCTTCTTGATTTGCTTGACCCTTTCGCTCGGGAGGGGCATCGTGATCTCGATGCGATCCTGACCTTGCGCGATCATGGTGATGTCGAAGATGCCGTCGGGGTCGACGCGGTCCTTGAGGACGTCGATGACCTTGCTGATGGTCTCGCCCGCATCTTCGCCGGGGGCGATATCAATCGAGTAGACCAGCGTGGTTCCGCCTCGGAGATCTTTTCCGAGGCGAAGCTTGTCGGTCGGGGGATAGATACTCAGCGCGCACATGACGAGCACGATGAGGAGGAAGATGGACTTGGATCGAAGATTCTTCATGTTTTCGGTTCCCGATCGGTCGATGCGCAGGGAAGGGGATCTTTGGCGCGGGCAGAGGCCGGGGCGCGGTGTGCTGGCAGGTCTTTATGAGTCAGTTCAAGCCCGGATTTCGAGCGCGTCGGGCTTGGTTTCAGCCTCGGCACCGGCAGTTCGGCCCTTCTTGAGGACGGTCTGAATAGCGGTCCGGGCGACGCGGATGCGCGTGTTGGTGGCTTCGTCGGTGCGGATGATGATCTCCGTGTCGTCGATTTCCACGATGCTCCCGATGATTCCTCCGACGGTCTGAACCTTGTCGTGCCGGGCGAGCGAGTTCAGAAGTTCGGCCTTGCGTTTCTTTTCTTTCTTGCCCGACATCATCGTGGTGAAGATCATAAAAACGAAGAAAATAAGCAGGCCGAACATGATGATGTCCATCCCGCCGCCTCGACCGGCAGGTGCAGGGGTGCCTGCGGGGCTGCCGGGGACGAGTTCACTGGCGGCTGGCACATCGCCTCCGCCACCAATGACAGGGGGTTTGGACGCGAGGGTGACGATTTCATGCATGAACATCGAGAATTCCTTACAGCATGCGGGAGCGGGGTGCGCCCGGTTTGTTTGGTGTTCAGTTGGAATGAGAGGCTGAGTACGTCAGACCTTCAACGGCGACCGGCCAGCGCTGAGCAAAGTCGGACCATCCATCATGGCGGATCGCAAGCCGAATGTCCAACATCAGGCGCTGGAAGTGTCGCAGATTGTGCAGGGAAACGAGGATCGGCCCAAGCATTTCCCCGGACATGAACAAATGCCTGATATAGGCACGGGAGAACCCGGTTTCGTGCGCCGACTCCCATCCGAAGCCGATCGGGTCGCACGCGGGGCAATCGCACCCAGGTTCGATGACTCGCGGGTCGTCGGCACAGGCAGCGTTGCGAAGTCGAATCTGCCCTGTGGTGGTGAAGGCGTTTGCGTTGCGGCCGTTGCGCGTCGGGAGTACGCAATCGAACATGTCGATGCCCGAGCGAACCGCAGCGACAATGTCGCGTTCGTACCCGACGCCCATGAGATATCGGGGCTTGTTTTCGGGCATGAGCCGGGCGGTGTGCTGGGTGACCGCTGCAATGGCCTCGAACGCTTCGCCCACAGCCACGCCTCCGATGGCGTATCCGGGCAGGTCGATGTTGCAGACCTGCTGGACGCAGTGGGTGCGCTGATCCAGATCGGTACCGCCTTGGATGATGCCGAACAACGCCTGAGTGTTGGGATTGGCGTGCGCGGCCTTGCACCGATCAAGCCAGCGGACGGTGCGTTCGTTGGCGATTTGCAGGCGAGCAGTATGGTCGTAGGTGCGCGATCGCTTTGAATCGCGCGTGATGGCGTGGCGCAGGCGGGCCTGATTGAAGGGCGCGGCTGCGGGATCGACCGAGGGCGGGCAATCGTCGAACGCCATGATGATGTCGGCCCCGAGTTGGTTCTGGATCTCGATGGCGCGTTCGGGGGTGAGGCGGACGCTGCTGCCATCGACGATCGACTTGAAGGTCACGCCGTCGTCGTCAACAGCGTTGATGTCGGCCATCGAGTAGGCCTGATATCCGCCGGAGTCGGTGAGGATTGGGCCTTTGTAGTTCATGAAGCGGTGAACGCCTCCCATGCGCTCGATGAGCTGCGAGCCTGGGCGGAGCATGAGGTGGAAGGTGTTGTTGAGAATGACCTGGCCACCGATTCGTCGAATGAAATCGGGCAGGATGCCCTTGACCGAAGCGCGCGTGCCGACGGTCATGAATGCGGGGGTGTCGAAGTCACCGTGTGGTGTGGAGACTGTGCCGACGCGGGCAGCGGTGTGCGGGCATCGCGCGTGGATTTCGAATCTCAGCGGCGAGGTCAATGGCTTCGATCCTGGCGTTCGCTCTTGCTGTGCTCGGCTAAGCGCTTGCGTTCTTCGTCGCTCAGGCCGGCGATGCCGTCGCGACTGATCTTGTCGAGAATGGTGTCGATCTCGGCGTCGGATGCGTGCGTGCGCGCTCGGGAGGGTTTTGGGCTCTTGCGAGGCTTGGATGATCGGCGAAAGACCTCGAAGAAGTCGTTGAGCAGATATGCGCGGCGGATGAAGAAGTATCCGGCCAGCGCGCCGCCGACGTGGGCGGCTTCTCCGCCCTGGTTCTTGCTGCCGATCACGAGGTTCCAGACCGAGAGGGCGAAGAAGCCGTACACGAGATAGCGCATCTGAATGGGGATTGGCGGGAAGATGAGTTGAACGATGGTCTTGGGGGCGATGTACGCGCACGCCATGAGCACGCCGAAGACACCAGCCGAAGCGCCGACAAGCGATGTTGTGATCTGGACGTTGAGCGCCCCGGGCAGTCGCAGGCCCAGAACACCGGCAAGGTTGAGCACGAGGTAGAGCAAGCCGCCGAATATGCCACAGGTGAGATAGAAGGCGAGATAGCGTTTGCCGCCGAGTTGTTCTTCGACGATGCGGCCGAAGACCCACAACCCGAACATATTGAACAGAAGATGCATGAAACCCGCGTGGAGGAACTGGAATGTGACGAGGCGCCAGACTTCGAGCCGGGCAAATCCGGTGGCGGTGGAGAAGTGCCCGAAGCGTTCGAGGGGATCCATGACCTTGTAGTCGGCCTTGCCCACTGGCCTGATGGATCCATCGCTCGCAACATCGAACAGTGTGCGATACAGCAGTGTGCCCGAGGTGCGGCCGGGGTTGGTCGTGTTAGGCGGCGCCCAACTGACGAAGTAGTCCTGCGATTCTCTCAGCTGGGTGATAGTTGCCGGATCGACGGTCAGTTCGGTTTGAACGTGGACCGGATGTCCGAACGAGCCAAGCGCGAGTCGAATGATCGCCACGGCAATGTTGATCGCGATGAGCCAGGTGGTGAACGAGAACCCGCGAGCGCGGCGAGCAAGTGTTCCGCGCTCGCGCCCAGGCGCACCAGCTCCGGCGCGTTGATCGCGGACATAGTCGCGGTCATAGATGCCCATGAGAACCCTCGTTTTGGCGCGCCAACCCGGTGCGCGGCACGGGCGATGTTACCCATTCCGGCGGCGTCGCGTCTCATGTGCGAGCGTTTTACGCTCGCGGCGTGACAGGTTGCCCATGCCTTCGCGAGCGATCTTTTCGAGAATGCGCTCGACCTCGATCGCGTGCTGGCGCTCGCGCGCAATAAGTCTGGGGCTCGGCTCAGCAGGTTCAAAGTCATCCAAGTCGGTGGAATAGGCTGGTGCAAGCATGAGTTGGCGGCGTTCAAAAAAGCACGTCAGCCCTCCGAGTATGGCTAGGGCAAGGAGAAGGGTTTCGTTGGCAGCGATGCCGATGACGCCAAGGACACACGCCGCACCGATCCCGACATGTACGGTGATGTGCAGGCCGCGGCGGTGCCCGAGAGAACGCCAGAGAATCGCATGCAGCGTGCGTCCGGCATCCATGGGATACATCGGTACGAGCATGTTGAACGCCAGGAGCAGAGCGTTGGTGTAGTGCGCAGCGAAGAGGAGTTGACCTGTCAGGCCATGAGGAGCAGCCAGAAGCCACCCTTGCGATGGGGTGAACGGGTTGAAGAACACGGCTCCCCACGAACGGGTGAGGGCATAGAGCGCCAGCGCCAGAATCGGAAACAGGACAACATTGACCGCAGGGCCTCCGAGGGTCGTGATGAGGTCGGCTTTCCACCTTCGGGGCGGGCGGCAGAATGCCAATCCTCCCAGAGGCCAGAGCAGAATGTCGTCGGCCGAGCCACCGACCCATCGGCAGGCGAAGCAGTGGCCGTATTCGTGCAACAGCACGAGTAGAAACAGCGTGGCGAGAATCAGGGCGACGAGCGTGAAGTTCGACCCGCTTGCAGCTCCAATCAGTTTGACGGCGATGTAGACCAGAAAGAGGAGGTGGATGCGGACGCGAATACCCCAGGCGCGATAGATGGGCAGCGACCAGGTCAGGGGATTACCTGGCTCGGGGAAGAGGCGGCGGAGGAGCGGGGGCCGCGGTCCGCCACCGGTATCAAATCGAAGGTGGTCGCTCAATGCAAGAGTCTATCGGGCAGGCACGGCGGGCAGAAACACTTGAAGTCGGGTGGTTGGTAGGGCTGGCTGACCTGAACGGGGAGAATTCGCATTGCGGACTGAAAAAATCTCCCATTTTATTGGTCAGTTTGTAGCGGCGCTGTATTCCTTGGGTGGAAATGGAGCGCGGTCGGAGCCTATCCGCCCGTTGTGGGGAGCTAGAGGATGTTTCGACGTGGGCTGATCGTGATCGTGGGTCTTTCTGCCGCTGCATCGGCGGGGGTAGTTTCGCCTCGTGATGTTAGGGTGAATGCACGTTCATTCAAGACTCTGACCGCCGAGCGTCAGACGGAAATCCTGCGAGCCGTGGAGTCGGGCAGCACCGGAATCGGGTATCAGGACCGCCTTTGTGTGCACCGGGAGAATGTGCGGAGCAGTTCGTGGGTTGGGATGCTTGCTGACCTTGGGGTTGGTGAGCTTGGGGTGCTGACTCCGGATGGAAGCGACCATCCGAACGCAGTGCTTGCGGTCCGCGATCTGTTGACCACATTTGAGGCAGACACGGGGTTGCGGATTGCGGAGTTGGTGTTCGATTCGAACCTGGATGTGGGGAATCTGCTGCTTGATGGCTCGAGGCTCGATGTGTTTGATGCGTCGAGTTGGGGCTGGCAGGCGCAGCGATCGAACCCGCGAGACGCCGGGCTTGCATCGCGCAAGTATTAGTAACGCTGAAGTCAGGTGGACTCGATGAGCGATCGGGCGAGATGAGTGCAAATCACTCAGATTGTCTGTCTACGACTTTTTTGCGTTCGATGAGCAGGTCGTGGATGACGGGTTCGATGCGTTGCTTGGACCAGCGGCGATCGAAGTCGACCATGTCTTCGGGCTGATCGTTCCAGATGGCGATGCCGTGGACATCCTTGCGGAGGAAGAACTCTCGCCACGAGGCTTCGAGGGCTTCTTTGGTCATGAGTGTTTCGCGGGGCTTGCCTGCGAGATCGGCGCGAACGGTGACAATGAGAGGTTTGTTCATGCGGCGGGCGAACTCGGCGGCGCGCTCGAGGTGGCGATCGCCCTGCGTGCGTCCGGCGGCGGAGATGGGGTTGGTGGCATCGCGTTCGCGGCCGTGGTAGACAGTGACACTGATGGCCGAGGCGAGTTGCATGAACTCCTGGCGTGCGTGCCAGTCGTAGTACTCGTCTTCGGTT
Protein-coding sequences here:
- a CDS encoding rhomboid family intramembrane serine protease, giving the protein MGIYDRDYVRDQRAGAGAPGRERGTLARRARGFSFTTWLIAINIAVAIIRLALGSFGHPVHVQTELTVDPATITQLRESQDYFVSWAPPNTTNPGRTSGTLLYRTLFDVASDGSIRPVGKADYKVMDPLERFGHFSTATGFARLEVWRLVTFQFLHAGFMHLLFNMFGLWVFGRIVEEQLGGKRYLAFYLTCGIFGGLLYLVLNLAGVLGLRLPGALNVQITTSLVGASAGVFGVLMACAYIAPKTIVQLIFPPIPIQMRYLVYGFFALSVWNLVIGSKNQGGEAAHVGGALAGYFFIRRAYLLNDFFEVFRRSSKPRKSPKPSRARTHASDAEIDTILDKISRDGIAGLSDEERKRLAEHSKSERQDRSH
- the yajC gene encoding preprotein translocase subunit YajC, encoding MFMHEIVTLASKPPVIGGGGDVPAASELVPGSPAGTPAPAGRGGGMDIIMFGLLIFFVFMIFTTMMSGKKEKKRKAELLNSLARHDKVQTVGGIIGSIVEIDDTEIIIRTDEATNTRIRVARTAIQTVLKKGRTAGAEAETKPDALEIRA
- a CDS encoding queuine tRNA-ribosyltransferase; the encoded protein is MRFEIHARCPHTAARVGTVSTPHGDFDTPAFMTVGTRASVKGILPDFIRRIGGQVILNNTFHLMLRPGSQLIERMGGVHRFMNYKGPILTDSGGYQAYSMADINAVDDDGVTFKSIVDGSSVRLTPERAIEIQNQLGADIIMAFDDCPPSVDPAAAPFNQARLRHAITRDSKRSRTYDHTARLQIANERTVRWLDRCKAAHANPNTQALFGIIQGGTDLDQRTHCVQQVCNIDLPGYAIGGVAVGEAFEAIAAVTQHTARLMPENKPRYLMGVGYERDIVAAVRSGIDMFDCVLPTRNGRNANAFTTTGQIRLRNAACADDPRVIEPGCDCPACDPIGFGWESAHETGFSRAYIRHLFMSGEMLGPILVSLHNLRHFQRLMLDIRLAIRHDGWSDFAQRWPVAVEGLTYSASHSN